A window of Kribbella voronezhensis genomic DNA:
CGCTGGCGATCACCAGGTCGCCGTCGACCGGAGTACAGACAGGCTTCGACGAGCAGTTGACGACACAGGCGACCCCGTCGCCGCGGGTGAACGCTAGGACGCCCGGCTCGGTCGGCAGCCAGCGGAAGTCGCCCGCGGAGAATGCCGGAATCAGGCGCCGCAGGGCGATGGCCTCGCGGTACAGGTGCAGCATCGAGTCGCCGGAGTCGAGCAGGTAGTCGACGGCGTGCTGCGCGAACCAGCCAGGCTGGGGCAGCCACGGTGTCGAGGACGCGGTCGCGGAGAACCCGAAGTGATCCGCCCCGCTCGCCCAGGGCAGCGGCACCCGGCAGCCGTCCCGGCCCCGCCGTACGCCGTTACTGCGGTGGAACATCGGATCTGCCAGCACCTCCTCGGGCAGATCGGTGACCTCCGGCAGGCCCAGCTCCTCGCCTTGGTAGAGGTAGACGGATCCTGGCAGCGCGAGCATGAGCAACGCTGCCGCCCGGGCCCGGGCCAGTCCGACCTCGACATCTCCCGGACCGGCGCCGGGCGCTCCACCGGCGTACCGGGTGACCGACCGGGGCATGTCGTGGTTGTTGAGCACCCAGGCGACGGCGGACCCGGAAGCGGCGATCGTCCCCAGGCCGCGGTCGATCACGTCCGACAGCGTCCGGTCGTCGAAATCGGCGCGGAGGAACTCGAAGAAGAAGTTCTGATGCAGTTCGTCCGGACGCTGGTACTGCGCCACCTGCTCCGCGTCGAGCACGCCGACCTCACCGACCAGAACCCGCTCCCGGCCGGTCCGGGCGGTGTACTCCTCCGCGATCGCTCGCCAGCTTCGCCACACATCGTGAACCTCGGGTTGGTTCCAGGCATGCGGATTGACCGGATCGCCGGTGAGTTCGTCGTGGCCGGCCTGCTCGTGGTCGGGCAGCCCGGCGCGCTTGTGCAGCCCGTGCGCGACGTCGATCCGCAACCCGTCGACGCCACGGTCGAACCAGAACCGCAGTACCTGCTCGAAGTGTGTCGCCACGTCCGGATCACGCCAGTTGAAGTCGGCCTGCTCGGCGGCGAACGTGTGCAGATACCACTGTCCGTCCGGCACGCGGTGCCAGGCGGACCCGCCGAAGATGGAGCGCCAGTTGTTCGGTGGCAACTCGCCGTACGGTCCGCCGCCGTCGGCGAAGTGGAACCGGGCCCGTTCCCGGCTGCCGGGTCCCGCGGCCAGTGCCTCGGTGAACCAGGGGTGTTCGATCGAGCAGTGGTTGGGGACGACGTCGATCATGACCTTGAGGTCCAGCCGGTGCGCGTCACGGACCAGCCGGTCGAAGGTGTCGATGGTTCCGTAGTCCGGGTGGACCGCGCAGTAGTCGGACACGTCGTACCCGTGATCGTGCTGTGGCGACGGGTAGAAGGGATTGAGCCAGATTCCGTCGACACCGAGGCTGCGCAGATACGGCAACCTGGCCCGGACACCACTCAGGTCCCCGATGCCGTCGCCGTCGGCGTCGTGGAAGCTGCGCACGTAGACCTGGTAGATCACCGCGTTTCGCCACCATCCTGGGCCGGCGTTCGGTTCGGTGTGCATGAAGAGCCTCGTCACGATCTGTCTGTCGTTGTCAGCGCAACGATCCCGGTTGCGGGCCGTCCGGGGCATCCGTAGACCTACGGGTTTGTCTACGGACGTGGGAGCGTGCCCACGCCGCGGCAGGTGACGTCAGTCGGTGCGTGTTTCGGCGATCCAGCGGGCGACCTGCGCCCGGGAAGTGAACGCGAGCTTGCCGAGAACGTGTTCGACGTGGGTCTCGACGGTGCGTTGGCCGATCACGAGCCGGGCGGCGATCTCCTTGTTGCTCAGCCCTTCGCTGAGCAGTACCGCGATCTCGTGTTCGCGGCGGGTCAAGCCGCCGGTCCGGCCCGGCCGGGCGGCGCCCCCGCGCTCCGTGTCCTTGCCGAGCGCCAGCGACACCGCCTGCTCGAACGAGTACGCCGCACCCTGCTCGAAGGCCTGCTCGAAGGCGGCATCGCCCAGCGCGGCCCGGACCCGCTGCCGGGACTGCTCGTCGAACTGGCTGTACGGCGTGGTCTCGTCGACGTGGGCGCCGCTCGAGCGCCAGACCGCCCGGGACGCGCCCATCAGCCGGGCAGCGAGTTCGTTCGGCGCCGCCGTACTCGCACACCACGACAGTGCCTGGACGCAGAACCCGATCCCGGTCCGGTCGTTCAGCGGCAGCCACAGCCGGATCGCTTCGCGGAAGGATCGACCGGCCTGCTCGGCATCGTCGTGATCACGCCACTGGACGATCCCCAGCGTCCAGAGGGCATAGGCCTTCGACGACGCCGCGCCGTGGCTGTCCGCGAGCTCGAACGCCTGCCGGCTGAACTGCTCGACCCGTGGATCACCGAGGAAGAAAGTGGCCGCCGCGAGCAGGATCAGAACGTCGAACTCGCCGAGATGGTTGCCGACGGCCCGGAATCCCGCCAGGCCCTCCTCCAGCCGTGCCACCGCGGCCGGGAGTTCGCCGGCGTAGTTGAGTGCATGACCCGAGACCTCCGCGATCCGCGCCCGCAGCAGGTCGTCGCCGAACCGCTCGGCCAGCACCTCACACTCGGCCAGGAGCCGGCTCATCTGCTCCGACTCACCGAGGAACATGGCCAGATAGCTGGCCGCCCACAGCGCCTCGGCGCGGGCCGGCGTCGGCTCCGGGGCGAGCTCGAGGGCCCGGACCAGATAACGGTGGCCCTCGCGGAGGAACCCGGCGAACCAGAAGTTCCAGATCGGCGCGGCGATGTCCAGTGCGGCCGCTGCCTCGGCGGGTTCGGACAAGCAGAAGTCCAGCGCGGCCCGGAAGTTGTCGTGCTCGCGGCGCAGCCGGATGAACCAGTCGGCCTGGCGGGGGCTGAAGCTGTCCGCCTCCCACTCCGCGGCCATCCTCCGGTAGTAGTCGCGGTGTCTCGTCCGCAACGCCCGCGCCTGGCCCGCCGCGGTGAGCCGATCCACGCCGTACTGGCCGATGATCCCGAGCATGTCGTACCAGGCGACGCTGTGATCCGTCATCGCCTTCCGCGTGATGATCGACTTGTTCATCAGGCCGGCGATCAGCTCCAGCACCTCGGCGCGGTCGATGCCGTCTCCCGAGCAGACCTCCTCGGCGCCTTCGAGGTCGAATCCACCGGCGAACACCGACAGTCGTTCCCACAGCGCCTGCTCGGCCGGCGAGCAGAGGCCGTAGCTCCAGCCGATCGCGGCGTCCAGGGCCTGCTGTCTGGCCGGCGCGGCCGGTTTACCCGTGGCGAGCAGCCGGAAGCGGTCCTCGATCCGGTCGAGGATCTGCGCCGGCGACAGCGTCCGCATCCAGACGGCCGCCAGCTCGATGGCCAGCGGTATGCCGTCGAGACGCCGGCACAGCTCGATCACCAGCGGGCGGCCGGCCGCGTCGAGCTCGAACTCCGGCGACACCGACCGGGCGCGATCCGCGAAGAGCTCGATCGATTCGTACCGCCCGGCGTCGTCCGGCGTCAGCTCGGTCTCCGGTGGAGTGGACAACGGAGGCACCGGGAAGATCTGCTCCCCTTCGACCCCGAGCACGTGCCGGCTGGTGGCGAGGATCCGCAGCTGCGGGGCCGCCGCGAGCAGCTTGCTCACCAGCACGGCGCACGCGTCCGCCAGGTGCTCACAGTTGTCGAGCACCAGCAACAGGTGCTTGTCCTCCAGGTATTCCGCGAGGTCGGCGGTCGGGTTCGCCGAAACCTGGCTCAGTTCGAGCGCTCCCGCCAGCGTGTGCCCCAGCAGCCCCGAGTCGTGCAGGGCGGCGAGCTCGACGAACCAGACGCCGTCCGCGAACGTCCGCCGTACCTCGGCGCACAGCCGCATCGCCAGCCGGGTCTTGCCGACCCCACCGACGCCGGTCAGGGTCAGCAGGCGGGTGCTCGCCAGCAGCCGCCTGGTCCCGGCCAGCTCGCGGCGCCGGCCCACGAAACTGGTCAACTCGGCCGGTAGCTTGCCGCGAGTCGTTGCCGTGGGCTTCGTCTCAGCCATGCCGATCGCTTCCCCGCCTTCCCGGGTCTGTCCCAGGGTAGGCCGGTTCGGCAGACTTCCGGGAGCACCCGCGGCGCCGGAAGCCGTCGCCGGTTACTGGGCGTCGGCGAGTTGGTCGAGGGCGCTGTCGAGGTCTTCCGGGTACGCCGAGGTGTATTCGACGTACTCGCCGGAGCCGGGGTGGGTGAAGCCGAGGAGCATGGCGTGCAGCCATTGGCGCTTGAGCTGGAGGCGCTCGGCGAGGACCGGGTCGGCGCCGTACGTCGTGTCGCCGCAGCACGGGTGCCCGATGGCGGCCATGTGGACGCGGATCTGGTGCGTCCGGCCGGTCTCCAAGGTGATCTCCAGCAGCGTCGCGAACCGGAACGCCTCGAGCGTCTCGTAGTGCGTGACACTCGGCTTGCCGCCCGCGACGACCCCGAACTTGTAGTCGTGATGCGGGTGCCGGTCGATCGGGGCGTCGACCGTTCCGCTGAACGGATCGGGATGGCCCTGGACCAGCGCGTGGTAGATCTTCTTGACCGTGCGCTCCTTGAAGGCGCGCTTGAGCACGGTGTAGCTGTACTCCGTCTTCGCCACCACCATCAGCCCCGAGGTGCCGACGTCGAGGCGGTGCACGATCCCCTTGCGCTCGGCGGCACCGCTGGTGGAGATGCTGAAGCCGGCTCCGGCCAGGTGCCCGATCACGGTCGGTCCGGTCCAGCCCGGCGACGGATGCGCCGCGACGCCGACCGGCTTGTCGACGACCACGATCTCGTCGTCGTCGTGAACGATCCGCAGGTTCTCGACGGTCTCCGGTACGACGGTGACCTCGCCCGGCGGCGGGGGAAGTTCGACGTCGAGCATGACGCCGGCCGAGACCCGGGTCGACTTCAACGCGGCCGCCCCGTCGACCTGCACCAGGCCCGACTCGATCAGCTCGGCGGCCTTCGTCCGGGAAACCCCGAACAGCCGCGAGAGCGCCGCGTCGAGCCGCTCCCCGGCCAGCCCGTCCGGCACCATCACCGTCCGCGAATCCCCACTCACTTCTTGGCCACCTCTTTGGTGCCGTCGAGCTTGACGCCGCGGAGGGTCTGGATGACCAGCAGGAGAGCTGCCGAGGTGACGGCCATGTCGGCGACGTTGAAGATCGCCCAGTGCGGCGTCTGCAGGAAGTCGACCACGTGTCCGTGGAACGGCGACGGCTCGCGGAAGATCCGGTCGGTGATGTTCCCGACCGCTCCGCCGAACAGGAAGCCGAACGCGATCGCCCAGCCGATCGAGCCGAGGCGTCGCGACAACCACACGACGCCGACCGCCACGACGATCTGGATCGCGCTGATCACCGGCGTGTAGCTCGTGCCGAGGCTGAAAGCGGCTCCAGGATTCCGGATCAGGTTGAACTTCAGCAGCGAGCCCACCACGTTGACCGGCTCGCCCGGCGTCAGATGCTGCAACGCCAACACCTTCGTCAACTGATCCAGCCCCAGCACGACGAGCCCGACGAGCGCGAACAGCACCACCATCCGGTGCCGTGGGCGCGAAACAGAGCCGGCCGACTCGGCGTCGGCCGACTCTGTGGAGTCTTCAGCTGTGACGTCCGCCGGTGGGGTGGACGCTTGCTCTTCGCTCAGCGGCGTTCTTCGCGTTCTTTGCATGACACGCACAGTGTCGCACGCGGGAACGCCTGCAACCGACCTTTGCCGATCGCCTGGCCGCAGCTCTCGCAGACGCCGTAGGTGCCGTCGTCGATCCGGGACAGCGCCCGCTCGATCTGGTCCAGCATGTCGCGGGCGTTGTTCGCCAGTGACATCTCGTGGTCGCGCTCGAGCGTGGTCGAGCCGACGTCGGCCTGGTCGTTGCCCGCCCCGTCACCGCCGTCGCGGAGCAGTCCGACGATCTCCTGCTCGGCGTCGCGGATCTCTTCCTTCAGGTGCACGGCGTCGGCTTCGAGCTCGGCGCGCAGCTCCTCCACCTCGGCGGCGGTCCACGGCGTCTCGCCGTCCTTGACCTTGAACGAAGTGGGCGACTTCGCGGGTGCCTTGGCCGGCGCGGTCGCCGGGGTCCTGTTCTCGTTCGTCTTCATGGCCACCCTCTTCGTAGGTGTCTGCTTGGCAGGGGTCTTCTTGGCCGGGGCCTTCGCTTCTGAAGCCTTCGTGGCCGGTTCGGTGGATTTCGCGGCGTTCTTCCCGACCGCGGTCTTGCGTTGGGGGGCGGACTTCTTCGGAGCCGATGTAGCCATCTTTCGACTACCCCCTGCCTTCGTCGGAGACTGAAGCGGACTGGTCGCAAGACAGTAGGGCACGCGAACCCCTCGTGCCAGCCCGACGCGCAGACCGTGGACATACGGTAGTCGGTTCTTCAAGCCCGCTCGATGTTCCGCGCGTCACAACCACATCCCTGACACGCGTTCAGGCAAGCAATTGCTTCACCCCAGCCGCCACCGCAACAGAATTGTCATGGACGAACCGCGCCGCGGCCAGTGATTAACGATTCGTAGCGGAGTGGATCGGAGTCGTACACTTCACACGCGCCACCGCAAGGCAGTGATGGGGCCATCACCCCGGAGCCGCCGGAAGAACAGCCCGACCGGGCCTATTAGAACCGGCAGCGGAGCCGAACGAAGTGGGTGACCTCGTGTCACCAAGGAGGGTGGTACCGCGGAGCCCGGCGACAGTGCCGGCGCCTCGTCCCTTCGTCACCGAGACACCAGGTTCGTGAAGACGAAGGACGAAGAGATGGCCGAACACCCCAGCACCGGTTGGCAGCAGGTCCCGGCTCAGGTCGACCTGCCCGCGATCGAGCGTGACGTGCTCGAGCACTGGGACACCCACGACACCTTCGCCAAGAGCCTCGCGCAGACGGCCGACGGGCTGCCCTGGACCTTCTACGAGGGCCCGCCGACGGCGAACGGCATGCCCGGCACCCACCACATCGAGGCGCGCGTCTTCAAGGACGTGTTCCCGCGCTACCGGACGATGAAGGGCTTCTCGGTCGAGCGCAAGGCCGGCTGGGACTGCCACGGTCTGCCGGTCGAGGTCGCGGTCGAGAAGGAACTCGGGTTCAACGGCAAGAAGGACATCGAGGCGTACGGCATCGCCGAGTTCAACGCGAAGTGCCGCGAGTCCGTACTGCGGAACGTCGACGCCTTCAACGAGCTGACCAACCGGATGGGCTACTGGGTCGATCTGGAGCACCCGTACAAGACGATGGACCCCGAGTACGTCCAGTCCGTCTGGTGGTCGCTGAAGCAGATCCACGACAAGGGCCTCCTGGTCGAGGACTACCGCATCACGCCGTACTGCCCGCGTTGTGGCACCGGCCTGTCCGACCACGAGCTCGCCCAGGGCTACGAGACGGTCGTCGACCCGTCGGTCTACGTCCGCTTCCCACTCACGTCGGGACCGCTCGCCGGCAAGGCGTCCCTGCTCGTCTGGACGACGACCCCGTGGACCCTGGTCTCCAACACTGCCGTCGCCGTGCACCCGGACGTCACCTACGTCGTCGCCACCGACGGCAGCGAGTCGCTGGTGGTCGCCGAGCCGTTGCTGTCCGCGCTCGGTGAGGGGTGGACGGTCACCGAGCAGTTCAGCGGCCGCGAGATGGAGCGCTGGACGTACCAGCGTCCGTTCGAGCTGGTCGAGTTCCCCGAGCCGGCCCACTACGTCGCCCTGGCGGAGTACGTCACCACCGAGGACGGCACCGGTCTGGTCCACCAGTCCCCCGCCTTCGGCGCCGACGACCTCCTGGTCGCCAAGGCCTACAACCTTCCGGTGGTGAACCCGGTCGAGTCCGACGGCCGCTTCGGCGCCGACGTACCGCTGGTGGGCGGCCAGTTCTTCAAGAAGGCCGACTCCGACCTGGTCAAGGACCTCCAGGAGCGCGGCGTCCTCTTCAAGCACGTCCCGTACGAGCACCCGTATCCGCACTGCTGGCGCTGCCACACCCCGGTCATGTACTACGCCCTGCCGTCCTGGTACATCCGTACGACGCAGGTCAAGGACGCCCTCCTCCGCGAGAACGAGAAGACCAACTGGTTCCCCGACTCGGTGAAGTGGGGCCGGTACGGCGACTGGCTGCGCAACAACATCGACTGGGCCGTCTCCCGCTCCCGCTACTGGGGTACGCCGCTGCCCATCTGGCGCTGCGCCGAGGATCACCAGGTCTGTGTCGGCTCGCTGGCCGAGCTCGGCGAGCTCGCCGGCCGCGATCTGTCCGCGACCGATCCGCACCGGCCGTTCGTCGACGACATCACCTTCGCCTGCCCGACCTGTGGCGAGGAGTCGCGCCGGGTCGCCGAGGTGATCGACGCGTGGTACGACTCGGGCTCGATGCCGTTCGCGCAGTGGGGTTACCCCTGGGCCGAGGGCTCGAAGGAGAAGTTCGACCAGGCCTACCCGGCCGACTTCATCTCCGAGGCGATCGACCAGACCCGCGGCTGGTTCTACACGCTGATGGCGATCGGCACGCTGGTGTTCGACCAGTCGTCGTACAAGGACGTCGTCTGCCTGGGCCACATCATGGCCGAGGACGGCCGGAAGATGTCCAAGCACCTGGGCAACATCCTCGAGCCGATCCCGCTGATGAACAACCACAGCGCGGACGCGGTCCGCTGGTTCATGGCCTGCTCGGGCTCGCCGTGGAAGGCCCGCGGCATCGGCCCGAACGTGCTGAACGAGATCGTCCGCAAGGTGCTGCTGACGTACTGGAACACGGTCGCCTTCCACGCGCTCTACGCCCGGCTGGCCGACTGGTCGCCGACGGCCGACGCGCCGCCGGTCGCCGAGCGCTCGGTGCTGGACCGCTGGCTGGTCAGCGAGACGCACCGGCTGGTCCGGGAGACCGACGTCGCCTACGCGACGTACGACACGCAGAAGCTCGGCGTCCAGATCAGCCAGTTCATCGACGTGCTCTCCAACTGGTACGTACGGCGTTCGCGCCGCCGGTTCTGGGCGGGCGACGCCGGCGCGCTGGCCACGCTGCACGAGACGCTCGAGGTGCTCACCCGGCTGATGGCACCGCTCACCCCGTTCGTCACCGAGCGGGTCTGGCAGGACGTGTTCCGCCCGGTCACGCCCGGCCTGCCCGAGTCGGTGCACCTGAGCGCCTTCCCGCAGTACGACGAAGCGCTGATCGACGACGCGCTCGCGACCCACGTGTCGATGGCCCGCCGGGTCGTCGAGCTGGGCCGGTCGGCCCGGGCCGAGGCGAAGGTCCGGACCCGGCAGCCGCTCAGCCGCGCGCTGGTCGGCTCGGCCGCGATCGCGGACCTGGACGACGAGTTGCTCGCCGAGATCGCCGAAGAGCTGAATGTCGGCGCCGTCGAGCCGCTGTCGTCCGCGGGCGCGGACCTGGTCGAGTACTCCGCGAAGGGCAACTTCCGCGAGCTCGGCAAGCGGTTCGCCAAGCAGACCCCGGTGGTCGCGGGCGCCATCGCAGCGGCCGACGCCGCCGCCCTGGCCGCCTCGATCAAGGCCTCCGGTACTGCGACGGTGGTGGTCGACGGCGAGAACGTCGAGGTCGCCGCGGCCGAGGTACTGCTGTCGGAGCGTCCGCGCGAGGGCTGGTCGGTGGTGAACGAGCAGGGTGAGACCGTCGCGCTCGACCTGGAGGTGACGCCGGAACTCAAGCAGGCCGGTCTCGCCCGCGAGGTGGTCCGGATGCTGCAGGAGGCCCGGAAGAACGCCGGCCTGGAGGTCTCGGACCGGATCAGCGTCTGGCTCGCCGCGACCGATGCCGAACTGGCCGATGCCCTGGGCAAGCATGCCGACCTGATCGCCCGCGAGGTGCTCGCCACCGAGCTGACCCAGTCGGCGCCTTCGGCAACCACCGACCTGGCCACCGGCACCGACGAGGACCTCGGCCTCACCTACTGGCTGGCCAAGGTCTAACGGGGCGGGGAGACCCGGCGTTCACGAAGTGTGGGAGTGACACCCAGATGGTGGAGGGTGTCGACCAGCAGGGTCCGAGCGGCCTCGATGCGGTCGGCACCCAACGCCTCCCGTAGCTCGGCGTCCACCTCACCTCGCAGCCGCCGGGCCGCCGCGATCACCGCCTCACCCCGAGCAGTCAGTACTACGAGCCGCGCTCGGGCGTCGGCAGGATCGGCTGCGCGACTCAGGTAGCCACGCTTCTCCAGGTCGGCCACCGACTTCGAGGCTGCTTGCTGGGTCACGCCCAGTCGCTCCGCCAGCGCACCGATCGTCAGCGGTCCGCCGATCAGGTGCTGGAAGACCACTCCGTCGGCGAACCGGGCGTCCGCGAAACCGTCCGCCGCCAGCCTGCGCTGCAGTTCATCGGCGAGCGCCCAGCCGGCGAACAACGAGGCGAGCGAGAGATCCGCCTGCGCGGGATCGAAGTCCGTCACGCCGAAGACTATACAACCAGGGTTGTGCATCAGCTAACCTACAACCATGGTTGTGCAAGAGGAGTTCAGGGACAGAGCCCATGAGATCGTCTGGTGCACGGTCGCGACGGTCGGAGCCGATCACCGGCCGAGAAGTCGCATCCTGCACCCGATCTGGGAACTGACCGACAGCGAACCGTTCCCTCGCGATGCGACCGGCACCGGTGCCGCGGCTGGGCTGGTCGGCTGGATCGTGACGCGGGCGTCGCCGGTGAAGGCGCGGCATCTCGCGTACAGCCCGTATGTGAGCTGCAGTTACTGGGAGCCCGGGCATCAAGTCGCGGTGGCGGACTGCCACGCGGCGTGGATCGAGGACGTGGCGACCCGGCAGCGCGCCTGGGAGTTGTTCCGGGATGCCCCGGCGCCGCTCGGGTACGACTTCTGGAGTGTGTTCCCCACGGGTCCGGCCGGGGAAACGCCCTCGCTGCTGCGGCTCACGCCGTACCGGCTGCGGATGTTCGATGTCGACACCCTGACCGGCAAGAAGGAGCCGGCTGCCTGGCCCTGACAGCGTGTCACCGGGACGGGACCGTGTGTCAAAAGTGTCCAGACATGACGAAGAGGCGGTGCTGCCGGATTAGCACCGCCTCTGTGTCAGGTGTTTTTAGACGCCGTGGCCGTGAGCCTGGGCGCGGGCCTCCGGGCGGAAGCCGTTGCGCGGGCTCAGCGTGTCATCGCCGTTGCCGAGTGCCTTCAGCTGCTCGGTGAAGTACGTCTTCAGCCGGCTGCGGTACTCGCGCTCGTAAGCGTGCAGGTCGTCGATGGTGCGCTCGAGCTGACCCTTCTGCTTCTCCAGCGTGCCCAGCATCTGGGCGCGGCGCTCGGCGATCTCGCCGTCCAGCTTCTCGGCGCGGGCACGGGCCTCGCCGGTCATCCGGTCGGCCTTGCCACGAGCCTCGTTCTCCAGTCGCTCGGCCTTGGCGCGGGCCTCGCCGATGATCTTGTCGGCGGTGTCCTTCGCCTCCTGGACCAGGTCGTCGGAGTGCTTGGTGGCCATCTCCAGCAGCCGCACGGCGGAGCTGGAGGCGTCGCCGACGGTTCCAGCTGCAGCAGCAGCCCCCGCGGCGGCTACCGGAGCAGCTACGACCGGCGGTGGCTTCTCCTCCGGCTTCTCCACAACGACGGGAGCAGGCTTGGGCTGCTGGACCACGGGCGGCAGCGCGGCGGTCTGGTCGACCACCGGGCGCTCCTGCCCCGATCCGGCCCGCTGAGCGGCGGCCAGCTTGGCCCGCAGCTCCTCGTTCTCGGCGAGAAGTCGCTCGAGCTCGGCCTCCACCTCGTCGAGGAAGGAGTCGACCTCTGTGACGTCGTAGCCCTCCCGCAATCGGACGGGCGTGAACTGCTTCGAGCGGACGTCATCCGGCGTCAGCGGCATCTTTCACCTCGTTTGTCTGTGTCTTGGCGGAGTCCCCGTGGTCTGCACCTCGGCGACTCAGTAGATCACGTTATCGCTTCGTTGTGTTCCGGCGGAATCCGGGCGGTCGATAACGCTCCCCGACGCACCTGTGTCGGGGCCTTCATACCCACTCCCATCCTGCTCACTCTTCGGTTCACAGCGAGTTGATCGCGGTCGAATTGATCGACATCGCCACCGAGACGAGCACGAACAGCATCAGCATCGACAGGTCGATCCGGATGCCGCCCGCGCCGATCGGGGGCAGGATCCGCCGCAACGGGCGCAGGAACGGATCGGTGACGGAGTAGATCAGTTCGAACAGCAGCAGCAACGGCCCTTTCGGGTGCCACTGTGGCGCGAACATGACGATCAGACTGAGGACGAAGCGCGCCACCAGCATCAAGAAGAAGGCGAGCAACACCCAGCTGAGAACACTGAGGACGAACCCGAGAGCAACCATGTCAGGAAGAGTGTAGAAGACCGGGGCCAACCGGCCGTCAGCTCTGGTTGTAGAACCCGTCCGCGGCGATCTTTTCCTTCTCCTCCGCGGCCACCGTCACGTTCGGCGGGCAGACCAGGAACACCTTGGTGGTGATCCGCTCGATCGAGCCCCGGCAGCAGAAGATCAGGCCGGCCGCGAAGTCCACCAGCCGCTTGGCGTCGGCGTGGTCCATCTCGGTCAGGTTCATGATGACGGGCGTGCCGTCGCGGAAGTGCTCACCGATCACGCGCGCCTCGTTGTAGCTGCGCGGGTGCACGGTGGTGATGCGGGCCAACTCGGTAACCTCCGGGGAAGATGCGACTCCACGCCGATCTGGGAACTTGCTGACCGTGCCGACCTGCTCGTCACGAGCGGACTCGCGGACCGCCGGGACCGGCTCGGTCTCGTGGGACTCCCCGTCGACGGCCTCGTCCTCGTACTCGTCGTAGCCGTCGTCGTACTCGTCGTCGTAGCGGGCGTTGTAGCGCTCGCCGTCCTCGACCAAGCCGAGGTACACACCCATCTTGCGCAACGCGCCGCTCATGGCCCTCCAGCCCTTCTGTCGAGTATCGATGTCGACACTAGCCCAGAGGAGTACGCGTTCCGAGTAATGCGCGCCCGAGCCGAACGTGTGTCGCTCCGTGCCTGATCGCGGCTTCCAGATCGCCGGTCATCCCGGCCGAGATCCAGTCGGCGCCCGGATGTTCGGAGCGTAATCGGGAGGCTACATCCGCCAGCCCCGCGAACGCCTCGTCGGGGTCCGCCCCCAGCGGGGCAACCGCCATCACCCCACCGAGCTCGAGCCAGTCGGCCGCCGCGACCTCCGCGGCGAGTGCCGGTACGTCGGCCGGCTCGACTCCGCCGCGATTCACACCCGTGGCCGCATCGGCCGGTCCGTACGCCGCCAGGCTCACCTGCAGCAGGCATCGCAGTACGCGGCCTTCGTCCACGGCCGCCTTGGACAACGCGGTGACCAGTGAAAGCCGGTCGACCGAGTGGACCACCTGGGCGTGCCGGGCGACCGAGCGCGCCTTGTTCGACTGGAGCTGGCCGACGAAGTGCCAGACCAGGTCGGGGCATTCCGGAGCCTTCACCTTCAGCTCCTGCTCGCGGTTCTCCCCCACCTCGGTGACGCCCAGGTCCGCGAGAGCCCGCACATCGCTGACTGGGAAGGTTTTGGTGATCGCCACAAGGGTCACCGACCCCTCGGGCCTCCCGGCCGCCTGACAGGCCGCCTGGATCCGTTCACGGACGTTTCGGAGATTCTCCCGGAGTTCGTCCTCGCGGCTCACGGCTGCAACCTGACCAGTCCGGCCATCCGGCCGCTGACCGCGCCTTCGCGCCGGTACGAGTACAGGTCGGCCGACTCGATCGTGCAGCTCGTCGCGTCGATCACCTCACAGTCGAGGTCGGCCAACTGCGCGACAACGCCGGCGGCCACGTCGATCGACGGTGTCCCCCAGCTCGTCTCGGCGTACGACGCAGGCACTCGCTCGG
This region includes:
- a CDS encoding YggS family pyridoxal phosphate-dependent enzyme, translating into MSREDELRENLRNVRERIQAACQAAGRPEGSVTLVAITKTFPVSDVRALADLGVTEVGENREQELKVKAPECPDLVWHFVGQLQSNKARSVARHAQVVHSVDRLSLVTALSKAAVDEGRVLRCLLQVSLAAYGPADAATGVNRGGVEPADVPALAAEVAAADWLELGGVMAVAPLGADPDEAFAGLADVASRLRSEHPGADWISAGMTGDLEAAIRHGATHVRLGRALLGTRTPLG